The Pseudomonas benzenivorans region ATGGAGAAGCTGATATGAGCAGTTCCAGCGGTATGTTCCGTGGCGTCGATGCCCGGATTACCCTCGTATCGACAGCAATAATCGTCGCCTTCGTCGCCTTCTGTGCGGTGATGGGCGAACAGGCCGGCACGATATTCGGCGAGCTTTCGACCAGTATCCTGTTGAACTTCAAGTGGTTCTACCTGGCCATGGCCTCCGGCATCCTGGTCTACCTGCTGTACCTGATGGTTAGCCGTTTCGGCAATGTCACCCTCGGCAAGGATGGCGAGAAACCCGAATTCAGCACCGTGTCCTGGTTGTCCATGCTGTTCAGCGCCGGCATGGGCATCGGCCTGCTGTTCTGGTCGGTGGCCGAACCCATGTGGCATTACGCCGGCAATCCCTTCAGCACCACTGCCCTGAGTGCCGAGTCGGCTCAGACCGCCATGCGGGTGACCTACTTCCACTGGGGCATGCACGCCTGGGCGCTGTACCTGATGCCCGCACTGTGCCTGGCCTACTTCTCCTTCCGTAAAGGCAAGCCGCTGTCGATCCGTGCCACCCTCGTGCCGCTGTTCGGCGAGGCGCGGATGAACGGCTGGCTGGGTGCCATCTTCGACATCCTCATCGTGGTGGTCACCGCCTTCGGCATCGCCACCTCCTTCGGTCTGGGGGTCGAGCAGCTGGCCACCGGCATCAAGACCCTGACCGGCTTCGAGTTCGGCATCGGTCTGAAGATGGCGTTGATCCTCGGGATTTCCCTGGTCGCTATCATGTCGGTGGTGTCCGGTGTAGAGCGCGGCATCAAACTGCTGTCGCTGTGGAACATGCTGTTGTCGCTGGTCATCCTGGCTGCGGTCATGG contains the following coding sequences:
- a CDS encoding BCCT family transporter gives rise to the protein MSSSSGMFRGVDARITLVSTAIIVAFVAFCAVMGEQAGTIFGELSTSILLNFKWFYLAMASGILVYLLYLMVSRFGNVTLGKDGEKPEFSTVSWLSMLFSAGMGIGLLFWSVAEPMWHYAGNPFSTTALSAESAQTAMRVTYFHWGMHAWALYLMPALCLAYFSFRKGKPLSIRATLVPLFGEARMNGWLGAIFDILIVVVTAFGIATSFGLGVEQLATGIKTLTGFEFGIGLKMALILGISLVAIMSVVSGVERGIKLLSLWNMLLSLVILAAVMAFAPTRFILNTILEGTSDYAQSVIGMSLWSDTQNDAGWQNWWTAFYWAWWLTWAPFVGTFIARISRGRTIRQLVMGSLIIPVLFSFVWIGTFGGAALSYEKDERIAHQEQVASQGLTGDEAKFEGGAILTATKADATNSLFTLFDKIEQSSGVSIAGLLGALASLLIVTYFVTSADSGTLVVSTLAARGSLHPPTWSRAAWGLMVGAIAAGLLWSGGLKSVQTAAICAALPIGVILVLMGMALHRTLLVEPARSLQMKVADDYEASVG